A single window of Flavobacterium aestivum DNA harbors:
- the dapB gene encoding 4-hydroxy-tetrahydrodipicolinate reductase → MKIALLGYGKMGKVIERIALERGHEIVLKKDEFNTYDGLSTADVAIDFSVPSAAVSNISNCFNANVPVVSGTTGWLEHYDEMVTLCKSKNGGFISSSNFSLGVNLFFEFNEYLAKIMSKFDHYKVDMEEIHHDQKLDAPSGTAISLAKGVIENSSYTQWTLDNPKQNEIHIEAIRTGTVPGTHTVTYKSEVDSIEIKHTAHNREGFALGAVIAAEWLAGKHGVFTMKDVLNVNSK, encoded by the coding sequence ATGAAAATTGCGCTTTTAGGATACGGAAAAATGGGAAAAGTAATCGAAAGAATTGCTTTAGAAAGAGGACATGAAATTGTTTTGAAGAAAGACGAATTCAATACTTATGACGGACTTTCTACTGCAGATGTCGCTATTGATTTCAGCGTACCTTCAGCTGCCGTTAGCAACATTTCCAATTGTTTCAATGCTAATGTACCTGTCGTTTCAGGAACAACAGGCTGGTTAGAACATTATGACGAAATGGTTACCCTTTGTAAATCTAAAAATGGTGGTTTTATTTCTAGTTCTAATTTTAGTTTAGGAGTAAATTTATTCTTTGAATTCAATGAATATTTAGCTAAGATCATGTCAAAATTCGACCACTACAAAGTAGATATGGAAGAAATACATCACGATCAAAAACTGGATGCACCAAGCGGAACAGCAATTTCATTAGCCAAAGGAGTTATTGAAAACAGTAGCTATACCCAATGGACATTAGACAATCCTAAACAAAATGAAATTCATATAGAAGCTATAAGAACTGGAACTGTTCCTGGAACCCATACGGTAACTTACAAGTCCGAAGTTGATTCTATCGAAATAAAACACACAGCCCATAACCGTGAAGGATTTGCTTTAGGAGCTGTAATTGCTGCCGAATGGTTAGCTGGAAAACATGGTGTTTTCACAATGAAAGACGTACTAAATGTAAATTCCAAATAA
- a CDS encoding methionine aminotransferase gives MSKLPNVTTSIFTVMSKMAAEHNAINLSQGFPNFPVDERLTKIVSQLAQKDVHQYTPMSGYPPLLAKIATLVKKSYNRDILPDSEILVTAGATQALFTTLLALLQPDDEVIILDPSYDCYEAPILLSQAKPIRVALNDDYTPNWKTITNAFSDKTKMIIINNPHNPTGKILNESDFEKLEALLEKYQNVVLLSDEVYEYITFEQKHISTHTRTKLLNRCITVSSFGKSFHVTGWKIGYLVAPEYLMKEIKKVHQFLVFSVNSICQMAVSEYLDLVDVNEISAFYQEKRNYFRSLLQNSKFELMPCEGTYFQVVSYAKISNENDVDFCKRLITEYGVAAIPISTFYADGKDLKLIRFCFAKDNYTLEEAARRLSRV, from the coding sequence ATGAGTAAACTACCAAATGTAACGACAAGTATTTTTACGGTTATGTCTAAAATGGCTGCCGAACACAACGCAATCAATCTTTCACAAGGATTCCCAAACTTTCCTGTAGACGAAAGACTGACCAAGATTGTTTCTCAACTGGCTCAAAAAGACGTACATCAATACACTCCTATGTCCGGTTATCCCCCTTTGTTAGCCAAAATTGCAACATTGGTAAAAAAATCTTACAACAGAGACATTCTACCCGATAGCGAAATACTTGTTACAGCCGGTGCCACTCAAGCACTATTTACAACATTGCTTGCTTTATTACAGCCAGATGATGAAGTCATTATTCTTGATCCAAGCTATGATTGCTATGAAGCCCCAATACTATTAAGTCAGGCAAAACCAATACGGGTAGCTCTCAATGATGACTACACTCCCAATTGGAAAACCATTACAAATGCATTTTCGGATAAAACCAAAATGATCATTATTAATAATCCTCACAATCCTACAGGAAAAATTCTAAATGAATCCGATTTTGAGAAATTAGAAGCCCTTTTAGAAAAATACCAAAATGTAGTATTACTTTCAGACGAAGTTTACGAATACATCACCTTCGAACAAAAACACATTTCAACTCATACTCGAACAAAATTACTGAACCGTTGCATCACGGTTTCTTCTTTTGGAAAATCCTTTCATGTTACAGGCTGGAAAATAGGTTATCTTGTAGCTCCAGAATACTTGATGAAAGAAATCAAAAAAGTGCATCAATTTTTGGTCTTTAGCGTCAACAGTATTTGTCAAATGGCTGTTTCCGAGTATTTAGATCTGGTTGACGTAAACGAAATCAGTGCATTCTATCAAGAGAAAAGAAATTATTTTAGATCACTATTACAAAATAGCAAATTCGAACTAATGCCTTGTGAAGGAACTTATTTCCAGGTAGTATCTTATGCTAAAATATCTAACGAAAATGATGTCGATTTTTGTAAACGATTAATTACAGAATATGGCGTTGCAGCAATTCCTATTTCTACCTTTTATGCCGATGGAAAAGATTTAAAATTAATACGTTTTTGCTTCGCCAAAGATAATTATACTTTAGAAGAAGCCGCCAGACGATTGAGTCGGGTATAA
- a CDS encoding DUF5683 domain-containing protein — protein MNKIISIGLLLFLFGNAALFAQAKKDDAVLKTKDTIKSDEYNPLTPAKAAFYSAILPGLGQAYNKKYWKIPIVYGAIGTSVYLYIDNKKLYNQYRDAYKSRLAGNPDPTYDYLSDQQLIKAQDVYKRNASLSALCALGFYVLNIIDANVDAALIQFNVNQNLSLRPEFNTDSVTFKSNMGLTLNYSF, from the coding sequence GTGAATAAAATCATTTCCATAGGCCTACTTCTTTTTCTTTTTGGAAACGCAGCCCTTTTTGCTCAAGCAAAAAAAGATGATGCCGTTCTAAAGACAAAAGACACTATTAAATCCGATGAATACAACCCTCTAACACCTGCAAAAGCTGCATTTTATTCAGCAATTCTACCAGGTTTAGGTCAAGCTTACAATAAAAAATACTGGAAAATTCCAATCGTATATGGTGCGATTGGAACCAGCGTTTATCTATACATTGACAACAAAAAACTCTACAATCAATACAGAGATGCTTACAAAAGCAGACTAGCAGGTAATCCTGACCCAACGTACGATTATCTCTCTGATCAACAGCTAATAAAAGCTCAGGATGTATACAAAAGAAATGCCTCATTATCTGCATTATGTGCACTAGGCTTTTATGTATTAAACATCATAGATGCTAATGTTGATGCTGCTTTGATACAATTTAATGTAAATCAAAATTTATCGTTACGACCAGAATTCAATACAGATTCTGTAACATTTAAATCAAATATGGGACTAACCCTAAACTATAGTTTTTAG
- a CDS encoding SDR family oxidoreductase codes for MNYTDKMLRDDALKGKVIVVTGGGSGLGKAMTKYFLELGAQVAITSRDLEKLKNTAKELETETGGTCLPLQCDVRHYEEVENMLQEVLKAFGKVDVLLNNAAGNFISPTERLSANAFDTVIDIVLKGTKNCTLAFGKHWIDTKQTSATVLNIVTTYAWTGSAYVVPSATAKAGVLAMTRSLAVEWAKYGIRTNAIAPGPFPTKGAWDRLLPGDLAEKFDMSKKVPLKRVGDHQELANLAAYLVSDFSAYVNGEVIVIDGGEWLKGAGQFNLLEAIPEELWDQLEMMIKAKKRN; via the coding sequence ATGAATTATACCGATAAAATGTTAAGAGACGATGCTTTAAAAGGCAAAGTAATAGTAGTTACAGGAGGCGGAAGTGGCTTAGGAAAAGCTATGACCAAATATTTCTTAGAATTAGGCGCTCAAGTAGCCATTACTTCCCGGGATTTAGAAAAACTAAAAAACACAGCAAAGGAGTTAGAAACCGAAACTGGAGGCACTTGTTTACCGCTACAATGTGACGTTCGTCATTATGAAGAAGTAGAAAACATGCTACAGGAAGTATTGAAAGCTTTCGGAAAAGTAGATGTTTTACTGAACAATGCAGCAGGTAATTTTATTTCACCAACAGAACGTTTATCAGCCAATGCCTTTGATACAGTAATCGACATTGTCCTAAAAGGAACTAAAAACTGCACCCTAGCCTTTGGAAAACATTGGATAGACACCAAACAAACTTCGGCAACAGTTCTAAATATTGTTACAACTTATGCATGGACAGGTTCGGCTTATGTTGTTCCGAGTGCCACTGCAAAAGCAGGAGTACTTGCCATGACAAGAAGTCTTGCAGTAGAATGGGCAAAATACGGTATTCGTACCAATGCAATCGCCCCTGGACCATTCCCTACCAAAGGAGCTTGGGACAGATTATTACCTGGCGATCTAGCCGAAAAATTTGATATGTCCAAAAAAGTACCACTAAAAAGAGTTGGTGATCATCAAGAGTTAGCTAATTTAGCCGCTTATTTAGTTTCAGACTTTTCTGCCTACGTAAATGGAGAGGTAATTGTTATTGATGGAGGCGAATGGCTTAAAGGTGCAGGGCAATTCAATTTACTTGAAGCCATACCAGAAGAACTTTGGGATCAGTTAGAAATGATGATAAAAGCAAAGAAAAGAAACTAA
- a CDS encoding SAM-dependent methyltransferase, whose product MKPAPLFGKLYLIPTTMGDCDPMDVLPQTIKRCIDLIDYYVVENDKTARKSIKLVNPDKKQSELKLFVLNKHTETKDHQEFIKPLLEGKDMGLMSEAGCPGVADPGAVIVKLAHEKGIQVIPLVGPSSILLAMMASGMNGQSFTFHGYLPIEKDEKRASFKSLERISFEKNQSQIFIETPYRNNKLLEDLIQTLHPETYLCIAADITLPTEYIKTKKISAWKKETIDLHKRPTIFIIHKM is encoded by the coding sequence ATGAAACCAGCACCTCTTTTTGGAAAATTATATTTAATCCCAACTACCATGGGCGATTGTGACCCTATGGATGTATTACCACAAACCATAAAAAGATGCATTGATCTAATTGATTACTATGTGGTTGAAAATGACAAAACAGCCCGAAAATCGATAAAACTGGTTAATCCTGACAAAAAACAATCCGAATTAAAACTTTTTGTCCTTAATAAACACACCGAAACCAAAGACCATCAAGAGTTCATCAAACCATTATTAGAAGGTAAAGACATGGGACTTATGAGCGAAGCCGGATGCCCTGGAGTAGCAGATCCTGGTGCCGTAATCGTAAAATTAGCCCACGAAAAAGGAATCCAAGTTATTCCTCTCGTTGGTCCATCTTCTATATTATTAGCCATGATGGCCTCAGGAATGAACGGTCAAAGTTTTACTTTTCACGGTTATTTGCCTATTGAAAAAGACGAAAAAAGAGCTAGTTTCAAAAGTTTAGAACGAATATCTTTCGAAAAAAATCAATCTCAGATTTTTATAGAAACTCCCTATCGTAACAATAAATTACTGGAAGATTTAATCCAAACATTACACCCTGAGACCTATTTATGTATTGCTGCTGATATCACTTTACCAACAGAATACATCAAAACAAAGAAAATTTCTGCCTGGAAAAAAGAAACCATCGATTTACACAAACGTCCTACTATTTTCATCATCCATAAAATGTAA
- a CDS encoding acyl-CoA thioesterase: MKDHQIQVRVRYSETDQMGVVYHGNYIPYFEIGRVEWLRNKGISYKRMEESGIGLPIVNMNINYKKSAVYDELLTVHTVFKSQTSVKIEFDCAIYNEAKELLTTAQFMLVFVSLKTGRPTAPPDYILELIKTFE; the protein is encoded by the coding sequence ATGAAAGATCATCAAATTCAAGTTCGTGTTCGTTACTCAGAAACAGACCAAATGGGGGTTGTTTATCACGGAAATTATATACCCTATTTTGAGATAGGAAGGGTCGAATGGCTTAGAAATAAAGGGATTTCATATAAAAGGATGGAAGAAAGTGGTATTGGACTTCCTATTGTAAATATGAATATCAATTATAAAAAATCGGCTGTGTATGATGAGCTATTAACAGTGCACACTGTTTTCAAAAGTCAGACGTCTGTGAAGATTGAATTTGATTGTGCGATTTATAATGAGGCAAAGGAGTTATTAACAACTGCTCAATTTATGTTGGTTTTTGTGTCCTTAAAAACGGGTCGACCAACCGCTCCTCCGGACTACATTTTGGAACTAATAAAAACTTTTGAATAA
- a CDS encoding ParB/RepB/Spo0J family partition protein produces the protein MSKAIKKQALGRGLSALLKDPENDIKSVDDKNADKVVGNIIELEIDAIEINPFQPRSNFNEESLRELATSIKELGVIQPITVRKLDFNKYQLISGERRLRASTLIGLTSVPAYIRIANDNESLVMALVENIQRHDLDPIEIALSYQRLIDEIQLTQEQMSERVGKKRSTITNYLRLLKLDPIIQTGIRDGFISMGHGRAIINIDDHDIQTDIYQKIVSQNLSVRETETLVKNYHESLKPKPVSSAKPASFVIEDEHKDTFNKYFGTKIDVKVAGNGKGKITIPFHSEEDFNRIIKLIKG, from the coding sequence ATGTCAAAAGCAATAAAAAAACAAGCCTTAGGAAGGGGTTTATCTGCATTATTAAAAGATCCTGAAAACGATATTAAATCTGTAGATGATAAAAATGCTGATAAAGTTGTAGGGAATATTATAGAGCTTGAAATTGATGCTATAGAAATAAATCCGTTTCAACCCAGAAGTAATTTCAATGAAGAATCACTAAGAGAATTAGCAACTTCTATCAAGGAATTAGGTGTTATCCAACCTATTACTGTTCGTAAATTAGACTTTAATAAATACCAATTAATTTCTGGAGAGCGTCGTTTGCGTGCATCTACTTTGATTGGTTTGACATCAGTTCCTGCATATATTCGTATTGCAAACGATAATGAATCGCTTGTTATGGCTTTGGTAGAAAACATCCAACGTCATGATTTAGATCCGATAGAGATTGCACTTTCATACCAACGATTAATTGACGAAATTCAATTGACTCAAGAACAAATGAGTGAAAGAGTGGGTAAAAAACGTTCTACTATTACCAATTATTTAAGACTTTTAAAACTTGATCCAATAATCCAAACTGGAATTAGAGACGGTTTTATCAGCATGGGGCATGGTCGAGCCATCATTAACATTGATGATCACGATATACAAACTGACATTTATCAAAAAATAGTTAGTCAAAATCTTTCTGTTAGAGAAACTGAGACCTTGGTAAAAAACTACCATGAAAGTTTAAAACCAAAACCTGTTAGCTCAGCAAAACCGGCTTCATTTGTAATTGAAGACGAGCATAAAGACACGTTTAACAAATATTTCGGAACAAAAATTGATGTAAAAGTAGCAGGAAACGGAAAAGGAAAAATTACCATTCCATTTCATTCTGAAGAAGACTTCAATAGAATTATCAAATTAATAAAAGGGTAG
- a CDS encoding ParA family protein has translation MGKIIAIANQKGGVGKTTTSINLAASLGVLEKKVLLIDADPQANATSGLGIDVETVEIGTYQILEHSHTPVEASIKCSSPNVDVIPAHIDLVAIEIELVDKENREYMLKKALESVKDEYDYIIIDCAPSLGLLTLNALTAADSVVIPIQCEYFALEGLGKLLNTIKSIQKIHNPDLDIEGLLLTMFDSRLRLSNQVVEEVQKHFNDMVFDTVIQRNVKLSEAPSFGESIINYDATSKGAVNYIHLAQEIIKKNSK, from the coding sequence ATGGGCAAAATCATAGCGATTGCGAATCAGAAAGGTGGAGTTGGAAAGACTACTACTTCTATTAACCTAGCGGCTTCGTTAGGTGTTTTAGAAAAAAAAGTATTACTAATAGATGCTGATCCTCAGGCAAATGCCACATCAGGCTTAGGAATTGATGTAGAAACAGTTGAAATTGGCACCTATCAAATTCTAGAACACAGCCATACTCCAGTAGAGGCAAGTATAAAATGTTCTTCTCCAAATGTAGATGTAATTCCTGCACATATTGACCTTGTTGCCATCGAAATAGAGTTGGTTGATAAGGAAAATAGAGAGTATATGCTTAAAAAAGCATTAGAAAGTGTAAAAGATGAGTATGATTATATCATCATAGATTGTGCTCCATCCCTTGGATTATTAACTTTGAATGCCTTAACTGCGGCTGACTCTGTGGTTATTCCTATTCAATGTGAATATTTTGCACTAGAAGGACTTGGTAAATTATTGAATACTATAAAAAGTATCCAAAAAATTCATAATCCAGATTTGGATATCGAAGGTTTGTTATTAACAATGTTTGACTCTAGATTGCGTTTATCCAATCAAGTTGTAGAAGAGGTTCAAAAACATTTTAACGATATGGTTTTTGATACCGTGATTCAAAGAAATGTAAAATTGAGTGAAGCCCCAAGTTTTGGTGAAAGTATCATAAACTATGATGCCACAAGCAAAGGAGCGGTAAATTATATTCATTTAGCTCAAGAAATTATAAAGAAAAACAGTAAATAG
- the lepB gene encoding signal peptidase I — protein MTLSLWFVFFLAVQVIHFLGTWKLYKTAGRKAWEAAIPVYNAIVLMKIIGRPTWWTILLFIPIINLIMFPVIWVETIRSFGKKTFIDTLLVIGTFGFYIFYLNYTQTLAYEPDRNLNPEHKAADTVSSLIFAVIVATIVHTYFIQPYTIPTSSLEKSLLVGDFLFVSKMNYGARVPMTTVAMPMVHDTIPMTKQKSYLNWPQLPYFRLPGLQTINRTDIVVFNWPADTVYKFRDRSGLRVNKPIDKKSNYVKRCVGVPGDSLSIKDGLVYINGKELALPERAKPQFSYNVALDGKTPIDFEYLLKDMDVTDGAGFINESRDTLFVSALTAAGAERLKHVPGISSVNRIISKDVEDGIFPHIHKWNRDNFGPIYIPQKGKTVALTTETLPFYKTIITDYEKKDLKVNGNEIRIDGKVATTYTFDQNYYWMMGDNRHNSEDSRYWGYVPENHIVGKPIFIWMSWDTNGKGLNKIRWDRVFTTVSGEGQPQSYFKLFLIALAIFFVGEYFWKKRKVKKA, from the coding sequence ATGACTCTATCTCTTTGGTTTGTATTTTTCTTAGCTGTTCAAGTTATACATTTCTTAGGAACTTGGAAATTATACAAAACTGCCGGAAGAAAAGCTTGGGAAGCAGCAATCCCTGTTTACAATGCAATTGTTTTAATGAAAATAATTGGCAGACCAACTTGGTGGACTATTTTACTTTTTATTCCAATTATCAACCTTATTATGTTCCCGGTTATTTGGGTAGAGACTATTCGTAGTTTTGGCAAAAAAACATTTATAGATACACTACTTGTAATAGGAACATTCGGATTTTACATTTTTTATCTCAATTATACCCAAACTTTGGCTTATGAACCAGATAGAAATCTAAATCCTGAACATAAAGCTGCCGACACTGTTAGTTCTTTAATCTTTGCAGTAATTGTAGCTACAATTGTTCACACCTATTTTATTCAACCGTATACCATTCCAACTTCGTCATTAGAAAAATCATTATTGGTAGGAGACTTTTTGTTCGTAAGTAAAATGAATTATGGTGCAAGAGTTCCTATGACAACTGTTGCAATGCCAATGGTACACGATACGATACCTATGACAAAACAAAAATCGTATTTAAATTGGCCTCAATTGCCTTATTTTAGATTACCGGGTTTACAAACTATTAACCGTACTGATATAGTGGTTTTTAACTGGCCAGCTGATACCGTTTATAAATTCAGAGACCGATCTGGACTTCGCGTAAATAAACCAATAGACAAAAAATCAAATTATGTAAAACGTTGCGTTGGAGTTCCAGGTGATAGTTTATCTATAAAAGACGGTTTAGTTTATATTAACGGAAAAGAACTAGCTTTACCAGAGCGTGCAAAACCTCAGTTTTCTTATAATGTCGCTCTAGATGGTAAAACACCTATAGACTTTGAATACTTATTGAAAGATATGGACGTTACTGATGGAGCTGGATTCATCAATGAATCAAGAGACACCCTATTTGTAAGTGCTTTAACTGCAGCTGGAGCTGAAAGATTGAAACATGTTCCGGGAATTTCTTCTGTAAACAGAATTATTTCTAAAGATGTAGAAGATGGTATTTTCCCGCATATTCACAAGTGGAACCGCGATAATTTTGGCCCAATTTATATCCCTCAAAAAGGAAAAACAGTTGCTCTAACAACCGAAACTTTGCCTTTCTACAAAACAATCATTACTGATTATGAGAAAAAGGATTTAAAAGTAAATGGTAATGAAATCAGAATTGATGGTAAAGTTGCAACTACCTATACTTTCGATCAGAACTATTATTGGATGATGGGAGACAATCGTCACAACTCTGAAGACAGTCGCTACTGGGGCTATGTACCAGAAAACCATATCGTAGGAAAACCAATATTCATTTGGATGAGTTGGGATACCAATGGTAAAGGTCTAAATAAAATTCGTTGGGATAGGGTATTTACAACTGTTAGTGGTGAAGGACAACCACAATCGTACTTCAAACTGTTCTTGATTGCTCTTGCGATCTTTTTCGTTGGGGAATATTTTTGGAAAAAAAGAAAAGTGAAAAAAGCCTAA
- a CDS encoding IMPACT family protein codes for MKMKDTYNTIALPSEETLFKEKNSKFFGYAFPIEFEEEVKPIIEVLKKQHPHACHYCYAYQIGIENIQYRANDDGEPSNTAGTPIYGQIQSFGLTNILIVVVRIYGGVKLGVGGLISAYKTSAQITLEASEIIEKTIDIHFQISFDYKNMNKVMRVIKEKKVDIVSQEMEINEDTNLPIGKIVIKTRKKNAEIVFDIFKSLFEIDIIKL; via the coding sequence TTGAAAATGAAAGATACCTATAACACCATTGCACTTCCCTCAGAAGAAACCCTTTTTAAAGAAAAAAACAGTAAATTTTTTGGTTACGCTTTTCCAATCGAATTTGAGGAAGAAGTAAAACCCATTATAGAAGTCTTGAAAAAACAACATCCACACGCCTGTCATTACTGTTATGCTTATCAAATAGGTATTGAAAACATTCAATACAGAGCTAACGATGATGGAGAACCGAGTAATACTGCTGGAACTCCAATATATGGTCAGATACAATCTTTTGGACTTACCAATATCCTAATTGTGGTTGTCCGAATTTATGGAGGCGTAAAATTGGGAGTGGGCGGATTAATTTCGGCTTACAAGACATCAGCCCAAATCACCTTGGAAGCTTCTGAAATTATCGAAAAAACAATTGATATTCATTTCCAGATTTCGTTTGATTATAAAAACATGAACAAAGTCATGCGCGTGATCAAAGAAAAAAAAGTAGATATTGTTTCCCAAGAAATGGAAATAAACGAAGACACTAATTTACCAATTGGCAAAATTGTAATAAAAACTAGAAAAAAAAATGCCGAAATAGTATTCGACATTTTTAAATCTTTATTTGAAATCGATATAATAAAACTATAA
- a CDS encoding low molecular weight protein-tyrosine-phosphatase — translation MPVKILMVCLGNICRSPLAEGILASKLPKGKFLVDSAGTGSWHIGRAPDNRSIATAKKNGLNISNQKGRQFKRSDFDTFDYIFVMDNNNYSDVLDLATNELQKNKVQLILNEIFPDENVDVPDPYYGLANGFDMVYQMLDEACEILAQRLIAKHS, via the coding sequence ATGCCAGTCAAAATTTTAATGGTTTGTTTAGGAAACATCTGCCGCTCGCCTTTGGCCGAAGGCATATTAGCTTCTAAACTGCCAAAAGGAAAATTTCTTGTAGATTCAGCAGGAACTGGCTCATGGCATATCGGTCGCGCACCAGACAATCGTTCTATAGCGACCGCAAAAAAAAATGGCTTAAATATTTCTAATCAAAAAGGAAGACAATTCAAAAGATCAGATTTTGATACTTTTGATTACATCTTTGTTATGGACAATAACAATTATAGCGATGTACTTGATCTAGCCACAAACGAATTGCAAAAAAACAAAGTGCAACTCATTCTAAATGAAATATTTCCAGACGAGAATGTAGATGTCCCAGATCCATACTACGGTTTGGCGAATGGTTTCGATATGGTATACCAAATGCTAGACGAAGCTTGCGAAATCCTTGCCCAAAGATTGATTGCAAAACATTCTTAA
- the dnaA gene encoding chromosomal replication initiator protein DnaA, translating to MNKTAQSVWENCLSFIKDNIQDQAYKTWFEPIKSVELTDNALYIQVPSKFFYEWLEEHYVKLLKVALTKELGKNAKLLYKIKMENTYGNKQPFTEQLPSANRGPMKPQEVDAPLKNLNPELKNPFIIPGIRNLKIESQLNANYSFDNFLEGDSNRLARSAGMAVANKPGGTSFNPLLIFGGVGLGKTHLAHAIGVEIKDKYPEKTVLYISAEIFTQQYIDSVKKNNRNDFIHFYQLIDVLIIDDVQFLSGKSGTQDVFFHIFNYLHQNGKQVILTSDKAPVDMQDIEQRLLSRFKWGLSAELHQPDYETRISILKNILYRDGVEIPNEIIEYVARNIKSNVRELEGAIISLIAQSSFNKKEVTIELAKSVVEKFVKNVKREISIDYIQKIVSDYFQLDIETLQSKTRKRHVVQARQLAMFFAKKFTKASLANIGSQIGDRDHATVLHACKTVDNLVATDKQFKKYVEDINSKLTL from the coding sequence ATGAACAAAACTGCACAATCAGTATGGGAAAACTGTTTATCCTTTATAAAGGACAACATCCAAGATCAGGCTTACAAGACATGGTTCGAGCCAATCAAATCAGTTGAACTTACCGATAATGCATTATATATTCAAGTACCTAGTAAATTTTTCTACGAATGGTTAGAAGAACACTATGTAAAATTACTAAAAGTGGCCCTAACCAAGGAACTTGGCAAAAACGCAAAGTTACTTTATAAAATTAAAATGGAAAACACTTATGGCAACAAACAACCGTTTACGGAACAATTGCCAAGTGCCAACAGAGGACCAATGAAACCACAAGAGGTTGATGCTCCTTTAAAAAACCTAAATCCAGAATTAAAAAACCCGTTTATCATTCCTGGGATTCGTAATTTAAAAATCGAATCACAATTGAATGCCAACTATAGTTTTGATAATTTTCTTGAAGGAGATTCTAATAGATTAGCCCGTTCTGCAGGTATGGCTGTTGCCAATAAACCAGGCGGTACGTCTTTTAATCCGTTATTGATTTTTGGAGGGGTTGGATTAGGAAAAACACACTTAGCCCACGCTATTGGTGTTGAAATAAAAGACAAATATCCTGAAAAAACCGTTTTATATATTTCGGCCGAAATTTTCACCCAACAATATATTGACTCGGTTAAGAAAAATAACAGAAATGATTTTATTCATTTCTACCAATTAATAGACGTTTTAATCATTGACGACGTTCAATTCCTTTCTGGAAAATCAGGAACACAAGATGTGTTTTTTCACATTTTTAACTACTTACACCAAAATGGAAAACAGGTTATCCTAACTTCAGACAAGGCTCCTGTTGACATGCAAGATATCGAACAACGTTTATTATCACGTTTCAAATGGGGACTATCAGCCGAGTTACACCAACCGGATTATGAAACCAGAATTTCTATCTTAAAAAATATCCTATATCGTGATGGAGTTGAGATTCCAAACGAAATCATAGAATATGTAGCTCGTAACATAAAATCGAATGTTCGCGAACTTGAAGGCGCAATTATATCTTTGATCGCACAGTCTTCTTTCAACAAAAAAGAAGTAACGATCGAACTAGCCAAAAGTGTAGTAGAGAAATTCGTAAAAAATGTAAAAAGAGAAATCTCTATCGATTACATTCAAAAAATTGTTTCCGATTATTTCCAATTGGATATAGAAACACTACAATCTAAAACAAGAAAGAGACATGTTGTACAAGCTAGACAACTAGCTATGTTTTTTGCTAAAAAATTCACTAAAGCCTCATTGGCCAATATTGGTTCACAAATAGGAGATCGTGATCACGCAACAGTACTTCACGCCTGCAAGACTGTAGATAATTTAGTAGCAACCGACAAGCAATTTAAGAAATACGTCGAAGACATTAATTCCAAATTAACGCTATAA